One genomic window of Anoplolepis gracilipes chromosome 5, ASM4749672v1, whole genome shotgun sequence includes the following:
- the Hcf gene encoding host cell factor isoform X2 — protein sequence MAAPMLKWKRIANPTGPQPRPRHGHRAVAIKDLMVVFGGGNEGIVDELHVYNTATNQWFVPSTKGDIPPGCAAYGFVVDGTRILVFGGMVEYGKYSNELYELQASRWEWKRLKPKPPKHESAPCPRLGHSFTLIGNRVFLFGGLANDSDDPKNNIPRYLNDLYTLELLPNGQTAWDVPQTHGHAPPPRESHTGVAYTDRITGKSCLVIYGGMSGCRLGDLWFLDVDSMTWNKPVVHGPTPLPRSLHTATLIGHRMYVFGGWVPLVVDDVKVATHEKEWKCTSTLACLNLETLTWEQLTVDSLEENVPRARAGHCAVGVHSRLYVWSGRDGYRKAWNNQVRVCCKDLWYLEVSKPAPPSRVQLVRASTQTLEVSWTASPSAQYYILQIQKYDPPPAATGSFPPVSAPAPTTPIVSTTPAAAVATPMMTATPTTVPVTSPPVTTVATLPPTIPSAAATARSIVTSTVATPLRVQSTVQSPVQQKVVSPQVVQKPTSPMTTPRVMTGNVIRIRSPLVTSTVAAAIPTAVAVATTEQQQQQTTATATTTVASGQTPPAAMSGIAALAAAAAATPKITMNNVPILPQAGAATTTNTIRMKNVQPGQQIRFAAPGATVLRTASPQQSKQIILQKPGQNIAGQQIVHLLKTGQSVIPKVSLIPGKTVQATGGPKPLNQGPTILRLVNPNAVTGSKILTTMKTSSIVAMSKGQNITGKQTIMITKPGGNGGLVGRPNQIIVVTTGSGLRAVQAVTTSQASTGQGGNITTPVNVLPLSATNHVTNQQGVKMIVVSSGAMGGGTAGKPITITVPGQGGVPKTVTIATKGSPQAIFNPGKSQIVAVPQIQKNPEAVTVSGKPVTLQMSGGIGAKTVTLMPTSSSIVTTSSASDSIDTGKMLFVSSQKQPSASLASTSDGPATTDAALAALAAEAGLIDPVQEPSGGLSFMVTADDGTGGDDKMEDSCNGNEATTAAALVSQMSAGESMQVDGDGNFVLPQVDGPIDALLSEDEEKMDLDEEPGPSESATESANIDESAAITEQDVNIQAENVQTEESTIKEESIMSEEATTDLSESITPAAASEVPKEAPDNLSADDLPIETNADTELNEKEVEVKPLIDEAKMTKSDLPLPAETSSEQTTLVDITNSTVIKIDEAQQDENSQAKDVKLEPCSEDEKLLATENVSAEDLPKDETQEKKVKNENAEPEIDLPAESSLAKSEDSSEPMITDDSALTPAVNVTPVTTPAVVPSVQMKLEPTDEPMEQDKSSDLPISSINGVALPLEKETESMAKVHAPVKIEVKDELVSSKRENFKQDKLNDARSETGDDSTALTTLATAALGSAESPIKIKNEQSEEEKKEPEWYDVGVIKGTNFTVQHYYLSGDEPLDITQPLTMDVFKGRTKIALEPGTAYKFRVAAVNTCGQSAWSEVAAFKTCLPGFPGAPSAIKISKSADGAQISWEPPPSNVGPILEYSVYLAVRSTALNNDGEPKTVVSNPNQLAFIRVYCGSSNSCSVNNSALNAAHVDTTTKPAIIFRIAARNDKGYGPATQVRWLQDPTTAVKSNPQAKRPGTDLRSQVTSPQKKMKLETAGDNFS from the exons ATGGCGGCACCCATGCTAAAGTGGAAGCGGATCGCAAATCCGACCGGGCCCCAGCCGAGACCGAGGCACGGGCACCGGGCGGTCGCCATCAAGGACCTCATGGTGGTGTTCGGCGGCGGTAACGAGGGCATCGTCGACGAGCTACACGTATACAATACGG caaCAAACCAATGGTTCGTGCCGTCCACAAAAGGAGATATCCCGCCAGGTTGCGCGGCGTACGGCTTTGTCGTCGACGGCACGCGTATCCTGGTGTTTGGCGGGATGGTAGAGTACGGCAAGTACTCCAACGAGTTGTACGAACTCCAAGCGAGCCGATGGGAATGGAAACGCCTGAAGCCGAAGCCGCCTAAACACGAGTCAGCGCCGTGTCCGCGATTGGGACATAGTTTTACTCTCATCGGTAATAGGGTCTTCCTCTTCGGGGGTCTCGCAAACGATAGCGACGATCCGAAAAACAATATACCGAGATATCTCAACGATTTGTACACCCTCGAGCTCCTTCCCAACGGCCAAACGGCCTGGGACGTACCGCAAACGCATGGACATGCTCCACCACCTAGAGAATCTCACACAGGAGTCGCATACACCGATCGTATCACTGGGAAATCCTGTCTGGTAATTTATGGTGGTATGAGTGGTTGCCGTCTGGGCGATTTATGGTTCCTCGATGTCGATTCGATGACCTGGAACAAACCGGTGGTCCACGGGCCCACTCCTCTGCCGCGATCGTTACATACTGCCACTCTGATCGGTCATCGCATGTACGTATTCGGAGGATGGGTACCATTGGTCGTCGATGACGTTAAAGTCGCGACGCATGAGAAAGAATGGAAATGCACAAGCACACTGGCATGCTTGAATCTAG aaacaTTAACTTGGGAACAATTAACTGTCGATTCTCTGGAGGAAAATGTTCCACGCGCTCGTGCTGGTCACTGTGCGGTTGGTGTACACAGTAGACTATACGTGTGGTCTGGTAGGGACGGCTATCGTAAAGCTTGGAACAACCAGGTTAGG GTTTGTTGCAAGGATTTATGGTATCTCGAAGTCAGTAAACCAGCGCCGCCTTCCAGAGTTCAACTGGTTAGGGCTTCCACACAAACGTTGGAAGTTAGCTGGACAGCAAGCCCGTCTGCACAATATTACATTCTTCAGATACAGAAGTACGATCCTCCGCCGGCGGCGACCGGTTCTTTCCCACCTGTGAGCGCACCAGCACCTACCACACCGATCGTCAGCACCACCCCCGCGGCAGCGGTGGCGACTCCCATGATGACAGCGACGCCCACGACCGTGCCTGTCACGTCTCCGCCTGTGACCACGGTCGCTACTCTTCCTCCGACCATCCCATCTGCTGCCGCTACCGCCAGATCAATTGTCACGTCGACGGTGGCAACTCCGTTACGAGTCCAGTCGACTGTACAGAGTCCCGTACAGCAGAAGGTGGTGTCACCGCAAGTGGTGCAAAAGCCGACGAGTCCCATGACTACTCCGAGAGTCATGACCGGCAATGTCATACGTATTCGTTCTCCCTTGGTTACTTCCACGGTCGCAGCAGCGATACCTACGGCGGTAGCAGTGGCCACCACCGAGCAACAACAGCAACAAACCACTGCGACCGCAACTACAACTGTGGCGTCAGGCCAGACACCTCCCGCCGCAATGTCCGGCATCGCTGCTCTAGCCGCCGCGGCAGCCGCCACTCCGAAAATTACTATGAATAATGTCCCCATTCTGCCGCAAGCCGGAGCTGCGACCACGACCAATACCATCAGAATGAAGAATGTTCAGCCGGGTCAGCAGATACGCTTCGCTGCGCCCGGTGCCACAGTATTGCGCACCGCTTCGCCACAGCAAAGCAAACAGATCATACTGCAGAAGCCCGGCCAGAACATAGCTGGTCAGCAAATTGTGCATCTTCTCAAAACCGGACAGAGCGTAATACCCAAGGTGAGTCTCATTCCTGGCAAAACTGTCCAAGCGACAGGTGGTCCGAAACCCCTCAACCAGGGACCAACAATACTGCGACTGGTGAATCCTAACGCGGTGACAGGATCGAAGATTCTCACGACCATGAAGACGTCCAGCATAGTAGCGATGAGCAAGGGACAGAACATCACGGGCAAGCAGACTATAATGATTACCAAACCTGGAGGTAATGGTGGACTGGTCGGCAGACCCAATCAAATCATCGTCGTTACCACAGGTTCGGGTCTTAGAGCTGTGCAAGCTGTAACAACCTCGCAGGCTAGTACGGGACAAGGGGGTAACATAACTACCCCCGTCAATGTTTTACCGTTGTCCGCTACGAATCACGTCACGAATCAGCAAGGTGTCAAGATGATCGTTGTTTCTTCGGGTGCGATGGGCGGTGGAACTGCCGGCAAGCCTATCACTATCACAGTTCCAGGACAGGGTGGTGTACCAAAGACAGTGACTATCGCTACGAAGGGCAGTCCGCAAGCCATCTTCAATCCCGGCAAAAGTCAAATCGTTGCCGTGccacaaatacaaaaaaaccCT GAAGCAGTGACGGTGTCTGGAAAGCCAGTAACTTTACAAATGTCGGGAGGCATAGGTGCAAAGACGGTGACGCTTATGCCAACAAGTAGTTCTATAGTAACTACTTCGAGTGCATCAGATTCGATAGACACCGGTAAAATGCTCTTTGTGTCTTCACAGAAACAACCTTCGGCTTCTTTAG CATCTACATCCGACGGCCCAGCTACTACTGATGCTGCATTAGCCGCATTAGCAGCAGAGGCAGGTCTGATAGATCCAGTTCAGGAACCATCTGGCGGCTTGTCATTTATGGTAACTGCGGATGATGGTACTGGTGGTGACGATAAGATGGAGGACAGTTGTAATGGTAACGAAGCAACCACAGCGGCCGCTCTAGTTTCACAGATGAGCGCGGGCGAATCGATGCAGGTCGACGGAGATGGAAACTTTGTACTTCCGCAAGTTGACGGACCGATTGATGCGCTCTTATCAGAAGACGAAGAGAAGATGGATCTAGACGAGGAGCCTGGTCCCTCGGAAAGCGCTACCGAGTCGGCTAATATCGACGAGTCGGCAGCAATCACGGAACAGGATGTCAATATCCAGGCTGAAAATGTTCAAACGGAAGAATCTACAATAAAGGAGGAATCCATCATGTCCGAAGAAGCAACGACCGACCTTTCTGAATCGATTACTCCTGCCGCGGCCAGCGAAGTTCCTAAGGAAGCCCCTGATAATTTATCAGCTGATGACCTACCTATCGAAACTAACGCTGACACGGAGCTGAATGAAAAGGAGGTGGAGGTTAAACCATTAATTGACGAAGCGAAAATGACAAAATCTGATTTACCTCTGCCCGCAGAAACTTCATCCGAACAGACGACTTTGGTAGACATCACGAATTCGACAGTGATTAAAATCGACGAAGCCCAACAAGATGAGAACAGTCAAGCAAAAGATGTAAAACTGGAACCGTGTTCTGAAGACGAAAAGTTGTTGGCGACTGAAAATGTATCTGCCGAAGATCTTCCTAAAGATGAAACTCAAGAGAAGAAAGTGAAGAATGAAAACGCGGAACCGGAAATTGATCTTCCGGCCGAGAGTTCTCTCGCAAAATCGGAAGACTCCAGTGAACCGATGATTACTGACGATAGCGCATTGACCCCGGCAGTTAATGTAACGCCAGTAACCACTCCCGCCGTTGTGCCAAGTGTACAAATGAAACTGGAACCAACTGACGAACCCATGGAACAGGATAAGTCGTCCGATCTACCAATATCGTCGATCAACGGCGTTGCCTTGCCTCTCGAGAAGGAAACGGAAAGCATGGCAAAAGTACACGCTCCAGTAAAGATAGAGGTGAAAGACGAACTCGTATCTTCGAAGAGGGAAAATTTCAAGCAGGACAAGCTCAACGATGCTAGATCGGAAACTGGAGACGACTCGACGGCTTTGACGACGTTGGCTACCGCTGCTTTAGGCTCGGCCGAGTcacctataaaaattaaaaacgaacAG aGCGAAGAGGAGAAGAAAGAGCCAGAATGGTACGACGTAGGAGTAATAAAAGGAACCAACTTTACAGTTcaacattattatctttctggCGATGAACCTTTAGATATTACGCAACCATTGACGATGGACGTCTTTAAGGGAAGAACTAAAATAGCATTAGAACCCGGAACTGCCTACAAATTCAGAGTTGCCGCTGTGAATACTTGCGGACAAAGTGCCTGGAGCGAG GTAGCAGCATTCAAGACGTGTCTTCCGGGTTTCCCGGGTGCACCGAGcgctataaaaatatcaaagtccGCCGATGGCGCACAAATCTCTTGGGAACCGCCGCCTAGTAATGTCGGTCCCATTCTAGAATATTCTGTCTATCTGGCAGTGCGAAGTACCGCGTTGAACAATGACGGGGAACCAAAAACAGTCGTGTCGAATCCAAATCAGTTAGCCTTTATTAGAGTTTATTGCGGTTCGAGTAATTCCTGTTCGGTGAACAATAGTGCCCTTAATGCCGCTCACGTGGACACCACTACGAAACCGGCCATAATCTTTAGAATAGCAGCACGAAATGACAAAGGATACGGACCGGCTACTCAAGTCAGGTGGCTGCAAG ATCCAACCACCGCTGTGAAAAGTAATCCGCAAGCGAAGAGACCCGGCACGGACCTACGCTCGCAAGTGACCTCTCCGCAGAAGAAGATGAAGCTGGAAACAGCCGGTGATAATTTCTCGTGA
- the Hcf gene encoding host cell factor isoform X1 gives MAAPMLKWKRIANPTGPQPRPRHGHRAVAIKDLMVVFGGGNEGIVDELHVYNTATNQWFVPSTKGDIPPGCAAYGFVVDGTRILVFGGMVEYGKYSNELYELQASRWEWKRLKPKPPKHESAPCPRLGHSFTLIGNRVFLFGGLANDSDDPKNNIPRYLNDLYTLELLPNGQTAWDVPQTHGHAPPPRESHTGVAYTDRITGKSCLVIYGGMSGCRLGDLWFLDVDSMTWNKPVVHGPTPLPRSLHTATLIGHRMYVFGGWVPLVVDDVKVATHEKEWKCTSTLACLNLETLTWEQLTVDSLEENVPRARAGHCAVGVHSRLYVWSGRDGYRKAWNNQVRVCCKDLWYLEVSKPAPPSRVQLVRASTQTLEVSWTASPSAQYYILQIQKYDPPPAATGSFPPVSAPAPTTPIVSTTPAAAVATPMMTATPTTVPVTSPPVTTVATLPPTIPSAAATARSIVTSTVATPLRVQSTVQSPVQQKVVSPQVVQKPTSPMTTPRVMTGNVIRIRSPLVTSTVAAAIPTAVAVATTEQQQQQTTATATTTVASGQTPPAAMSGIAALAAAAAATPKITMNNVPILPQAGAATTTNTIRMKNVQPGQQIRFAAPGATVLRTASPQQSKQIILQKPGQNIAGQQIVHLLKTGQSVIPKVSLIPGKTVQATGGPKPLNQGPTILRLVNPNAVTGSKILTTMKTSSIVAMSKGQNITGKQTIMITKPGGNGGLVGRPNQIIVVTTGSGLRAVQAVTTSQASTGQGGNITTPVNVLPLSATNHVTNQQGVKMIVVSSGAMGGGTAGKPITITVPGQGGVPKTVTIATKGSPQAIFNPGKSQIVAVPQIQKNPEAVTVSGKPVTLQMSGGIGAKTVTLMPTSSSIVTTSSASDSIDTGKMLFVSSQKQPSASLASTSDGPATTDAALAALAAEAGLIDPVQEPSGGLSFMVTADDGTGGDDKMEDSCNGNEATTAAALVSQMSAGESMQVDGDGNFVLPQVDGPIDALLSEDEEKMDLDEEPGPSESATESANIDESAAITEQDVNIQAENVQTEESTIKEESIMSEEATTDLSESITPAAASEVPKEAPDNLSADDLPIETNADTELNEKEVEVKPLIDEAKMTKSDLPLPAETSSEQTTLVDITNSTVIKIDEAQQDENSQAKDVKLEPCSEDEKLLATENVSAEDLPKDETQEKKVKNENAEPEIDLPAESSLAKSEDSSEPMITDDSALTPAVNVTPVTTPAVVPSVQMKLEPTDEPMEQDKSSDLPISSINGVALPLEKETESMAKVHAPVKIEVKDELVSSKRENFKQDKLNDARSETGDDSTALTTLATAALGSAESPIKIKNEQSEEEKKEPEWYDVGVIKGTNFTVQHYYLSGDEPLDITQPLTMDVFKGRTKIALEPGTAYKFRVAAVNTCGQSAWSEVAAFKTCLPGFPGAPSAIKISKSADGAQISWEPPPSNVGPILEYSVYLAVRSTALNNDGEPKTVVSNPNQLAFIRVYCGSSNSCSVNNSALNAAHVDTTTKPAIIFRIAARNDKGYGPATQVRWLQADPTTAVKSNPQAKRPGTDLRSQVTSPQKKMKLETAGDNFS, from the exons ATGGCGGCACCCATGCTAAAGTGGAAGCGGATCGCAAATCCGACCGGGCCCCAGCCGAGACCGAGGCACGGGCACCGGGCGGTCGCCATCAAGGACCTCATGGTGGTGTTCGGCGGCGGTAACGAGGGCATCGTCGACGAGCTACACGTATACAATACGG caaCAAACCAATGGTTCGTGCCGTCCACAAAAGGAGATATCCCGCCAGGTTGCGCGGCGTACGGCTTTGTCGTCGACGGCACGCGTATCCTGGTGTTTGGCGGGATGGTAGAGTACGGCAAGTACTCCAACGAGTTGTACGAACTCCAAGCGAGCCGATGGGAATGGAAACGCCTGAAGCCGAAGCCGCCTAAACACGAGTCAGCGCCGTGTCCGCGATTGGGACATAGTTTTACTCTCATCGGTAATAGGGTCTTCCTCTTCGGGGGTCTCGCAAACGATAGCGACGATCCGAAAAACAATATACCGAGATATCTCAACGATTTGTACACCCTCGAGCTCCTTCCCAACGGCCAAACGGCCTGGGACGTACCGCAAACGCATGGACATGCTCCACCACCTAGAGAATCTCACACAGGAGTCGCATACACCGATCGTATCACTGGGAAATCCTGTCTGGTAATTTATGGTGGTATGAGTGGTTGCCGTCTGGGCGATTTATGGTTCCTCGATGTCGATTCGATGACCTGGAACAAACCGGTGGTCCACGGGCCCACTCCTCTGCCGCGATCGTTACATACTGCCACTCTGATCGGTCATCGCATGTACGTATTCGGAGGATGGGTACCATTGGTCGTCGATGACGTTAAAGTCGCGACGCATGAGAAAGAATGGAAATGCACAAGCACACTGGCATGCTTGAATCTAG aaacaTTAACTTGGGAACAATTAACTGTCGATTCTCTGGAGGAAAATGTTCCACGCGCTCGTGCTGGTCACTGTGCGGTTGGTGTACACAGTAGACTATACGTGTGGTCTGGTAGGGACGGCTATCGTAAAGCTTGGAACAACCAGGTTAGG GTTTGTTGCAAGGATTTATGGTATCTCGAAGTCAGTAAACCAGCGCCGCCTTCCAGAGTTCAACTGGTTAGGGCTTCCACACAAACGTTGGAAGTTAGCTGGACAGCAAGCCCGTCTGCACAATATTACATTCTTCAGATACAGAAGTACGATCCTCCGCCGGCGGCGACCGGTTCTTTCCCACCTGTGAGCGCACCAGCACCTACCACACCGATCGTCAGCACCACCCCCGCGGCAGCGGTGGCGACTCCCATGATGACAGCGACGCCCACGACCGTGCCTGTCACGTCTCCGCCTGTGACCACGGTCGCTACTCTTCCTCCGACCATCCCATCTGCTGCCGCTACCGCCAGATCAATTGTCACGTCGACGGTGGCAACTCCGTTACGAGTCCAGTCGACTGTACAGAGTCCCGTACAGCAGAAGGTGGTGTCACCGCAAGTGGTGCAAAAGCCGACGAGTCCCATGACTACTCCGAGAGTCATGACCGGCAATGTCATACGTATTCGTTCTCCCTTGGTTACTTCCACGGTCGCAGCAGCGATACCTACGGCGGTAGCAGTGGCCACCACCGAGCAACAACAGCAACAAACCACTGCGACCGCAACTACAACTGTGGCGTCAGGCCAGACACCTCCCGCCGCAATGTCCGGCATCGCTGCTCTAGCCGCCGCGGCAGCCGCCACTCCGAAAATTACTATGAATAATGTCCCCATTCTGCCGCAAGCCGGAGCTGCGACCACGACCAATACCATCAGAATGAAGAATGTTCAGCCGGGTCAGCAGATACGCTTCGCTGCGCCCGGTGCCACAGTATTGCGCACCGCTTCGCCACAGCAAAGCAAACAGATCATACTGCAGAAGCCCGGCCAGAACATAGCTGGTCAGCAAATTGTGCATCTTCTCAAAACCGGACAGAGCGTAATACCCAAGGTGAGTCTCATTCCTGGCAAAACTGTCCAAGCGACAGGTGGTCCGAAACCCCTCAACCAGGGACCAACAATACTGCGACTGGTGAATCCTAACGCGGTGACAGGATCGAAGATTCTCACGACCATGAAGACGTCCAGCATAGTAGCGATGAGCAAGGGACAGAACATCACGGGCAAGCAGACTATAATGATTACCAAACCTGGAGGTAATGGTGGACTGGTCGGCAGACCCAATCAAATCATCGTCGTTACCACAGGTTCGGGTCTTAGAGCTGTGCAAGCTGTAACAACCTCGCAGGCTAGTACGGGACAAGGGGGTAACATAACTACCCCCGTCAATGTTTTACCGTTGTCCGCTACGAATCACGTCACGAATCAGCAAGGTGTCAAGATGATCGTTGTTTCTTCGGGTGCGATGGGCGGTGGAACTGCCGGCAAGCCTATCACTATCACAGTTCCAGGACAGGGTGGTGTACCAAAGACAGTGACTATCGCTACGAAGGGCAGTCCGCAAGCCATCTTCAATCCCGGCAAAAGTCAAATCGTTGCCGTGccacaaatacaaaaaaaccCT GAAGCAGTGACGGTGTCTGGAAAGCCAGTAACTTTACAAATGTCGGGAGGCATAGGTGCAAAGACGGTGACGCTTATGCCAACAAGTAGTTCTATAGTAACTACTTCGAGTGCATCAGATTCGATAGACACCGGTAAAATGCTCTTTGTGTCTTCACAGAAACAACCTTCGGCTTCTTTAG CATCTACATCCGACGGCCCAGCTACTACTGATGCTGCATTAGCCGCATTAGCAGCAGAGGCAGGTCTGATAGATCCAGTTCAGGAACCATCTGGCGGCTTGTCATTTATGGTAACTGCGGATGATGGTACTGGTGGTGACGATAAGATGGAGGACAGTTGTAATGGTAACGAAGCAACCACAGCGGCCGCTCTAGTTTCACAGATGAGCGCGGGCGAATCGATGCAGGTCGACGGAGATGGAAACTTTGTACTTCCGCAAGTTGACGGACCGATTGATGCGCTCTTATCAGAAGACGAAGAGAAGATGGATCTAGACGAGGAGCCTGGTCCCTCGGAAAGCGCTACCGAGTCGGCTAATATCGACGAGTCGGCAGCAATCACGGAACAGGATGTCAATATCCAGGCTGAAAATGTTCAAACGGAAGAATCTACAATAAAGGAGGAATCCATCATGTCCGAAGAAGCAACGACCGACCTTTCTGAATCGATTACTCCTGCCGCGGCCAGCGAAGTTCCTAAGGAAGCCCCTGATAATTTATCAGCTGATGACCTACCTATCGAAACTAACGCTGACACGGAGCTGAATGAAAAGGAGGTGGAGGTTAAACCATTAATTGACGAAGCGAAAATGACAAAATCTGATTTACCTCTGCCCGCAGAAACTTCATCCGAACAGACGACTTTGGTAGACATCACGAATTCGACAGTGATTAAAATCGACGAAGCCCAACAAGATGAGAACAGTCAAGCAAAAGATGTAAAACTGGAACCGTGTTCTGAAGACGAAAAGTTGTTGGCGACTGAAAATGTATCTGCCGAAGATCTTCCTAAAGATGAAACTCAAGAGAAGAAAGTGAAGAATGAAAACGCGGAACCGGAAATTGATCTTCCGGCCGAGAGTTCTCTCGCAAAATCGGAAGACTCCAGTGAACCGATGATTACTGACGATAGCGCATTGACCCCGGCAGTTAATGTAACGCCAGTAACCACTCCCGCCGTTGTGCCAAGTGTACAAATGAAACTGGAACCAACTGACGAACCCATGGAACAGGATAAGTCGTCCGATCTACCAATATCGTCGATCAACGGCGTTGCCTTGCCTCTCGAGAAGGAAACGGAAAGCATGGCAAAAGTACACGCTCCAGTAAAGATAGAGGTGAAAGACGAACTCGTATCTTCGAAGAGGGAAAATTTCAAGCAGGACAAGCTCAACGATGCTAGATCGGAAACTGGAGACGACTCGACGGCTTTGACGACGTTGGCTACCGCTGCTTTAGGCTCGGCCGAGTcacctataaaaattaaaaacgaacAG aGCGAAGAGGAGAAGAAAGAGCCAGAATGGTACGACGTAGGAGTAATAAAAGGAACCAACTTTACAGTTcaacattattatctttctggCGATGAACCTTTAGATATTACGCAACCATTGACGATGGACGTCTTTAAGGGAAGAACTAAAATAGCATTAGAACCCGGAACTGCCTACAAATTCAGAGTTGCCGCTGTGAATACTTGCGGACAAAGTGCCTGGAGCGAG GTAGCAGCATTCAAGACGTGTCTTCCGGGTTTCCCGGGTGCACCGAGcgctataaaaatatcaaagtccGCCGATGGCGCACAAATCTCTTGGGAACCGCCGCCTAGTAATGTCGGTCCCATTCTAGAATATTCTGTCTATCTGGCAGTGCGAAGTACCGCGTTGAACAATGACGGGGAACCAAAAACAGTCGTGTCGAATCCAAATCAGTTAGCCTTTATTAGAGTTTATTGCGGTTCGAGTAATTCCTGTTCGGTGAACAATAGTGCCCTTAATGCCGCTCACGTGGACACCACTACGAAACCGGCCATAATCTTTAGAATAGCAGCACGAAATGACAAAGGATACGGACCGGCTACTCAAGTCAGGTGGCTGCAAG caGATCCAACCACCGCTGTGAAAAGTAATCCGCAAGCGAAGAGACCCGGCACGGACCTACGCTCGCAAGTGACCTCTCCGCAGAAGAAGATGAAGCTGGAAACAGCCGGTGATAATTTCTCGTGA